A region from the Panicum hallii strain FIL2 chromosome 1, PHallii_v3.1, whole genome shotgun sequence genome encodes:
- the LOC112872796 gene encoding ent-cassadiene hydroxylase-like, protein MEDNKLLLAVSVAVLLVVLCWRLIRPSLATKPKLNLPPGPWTLPVIGSLHHLVSSPLLFRVLRGLAEKHGPLMMVRLGEVPALVASSVEAAQAILKTHDLSFADRFTPVTFATVAYGGTDLILSPYGERWRQLRKIVVQEMLTATRVKTYKHIRQEEVARFLRVMAASAAAGTAVDFSRGFSKFINDAFVRECVGSRCKYQDEYLDAVHKATQLASGVTLADIYPSSRIMQMLATAPRKALACRRRFDRILKDIIQESKEAMECGDKTAHESFVGVLLRLQKEGSTPIPLTNETIMALMFDMLAAGSDTSSTTLNWAMTELIRNPAAMARAQAEVRETFKGKSIITEDDIAESGISYLKLVFKETLRLHPTSPLLIPRQCRETCQVMGYDIPKGTTVFVNIWAIGRNPLYWGDDAEEFKPERFEANNLDFRGTNFEFIPFGAGRRMCPGINLGLANMELALASLLYHFDWKLPKGTEPKDVEVMEAVGINGSKATSLLLHPVTFIPPAVE, encoded by the exons ATGGAGGACAATAAGCTGCTCCTGGCCGTGTCCGTGGCCGTGCTGCTCGTCGTCCTCTGCTGGAGGCTCATCAGGCCATCACTCGCCACGAAGCCGAAGCTCAACCTGCCTCCCGGCCCGTGGACGCTGCCGGTGATCGGCAGCCTCCACCACCTCGTCAGCAGCCCGCTGCTCTTCCGGGTCCTGCGCGGGCTCGCGGAGAAGCACGGCCCGCTCATGATGGTCCGCCTCGGCGAGGTGCCCGCGCTGGTGGCGTCGTCGGTGGAGGCCGCGCAGGCCATCCTGAAGACGCACGACCTCTCCTTCGCCGACCGGTTCACGCCGGTCACCTTCGCGACGGTCGCCTACGGCGGCACCGACCTGATACTATCGCCCTACGGCGAGCGGTGGCGCCAGCTCCGCAAGATCGTCGTGCAGGAGATGCTCACCGCCACCCGGGTGAAGACCTACAAGCACATCCGCCAGGAGGAGGTGGCGCGGTTCCTGCGGGTCATGgccgcgtccgccgccgctGGCACCGCGGTGGACTTCTCCAGGGGGTTCTCCAAGTTCATCAATGACGCCTTCGTGAGGGAGTGCGTCGGCAGCCGGTGCAAATACCAGGACGAGTACCTCGACGCCGTCCACAAGGCGACTCAACTGGCGTCTGGGGTAACCCTCGCCGACATCTACCCGTCTTCCAGGATCATGCAGATGCTAGCCACGGCACCGCGCAAGGCTCTCGCTTGCCGCCGAAGGTTCGACCGCATACTCAAGGACATCATCCAGGAGAGCAAGGAAGCCATGGAGTGCGGCGACAAGACAGCCCACGAGAGCTTCGTTGGCGTCCTGCTCAGGCTCCAGAAGGAGGGCAGCACGCCCATCCCGCTCACCAATGAAACCATCATGGCTCTCATGTTT GACATGCTAGCTGCGGGCAGCGACACCTCCTCGACCACGCTGAACTGGGCCATGACAGAACTGATCCGGAACCCGGCTGCGATGGCCAGGGCTCAGGCTGAGGTGCGAGAAACCTTCAAAGGGAAGAGCATCATCACCGAGGATGACATCGCCGAGTCCGGGATCAGCTACCTCAAGCTAGTGTTCAAAGAAACCCTCAGGCTGCATCCTACTTCACCGCTCCTGATCCCACGTCAGTGTCGCGAGACATGCCAAGTCATGGGCTACGATATCCCCAAGGGCACAACCGTCTTCGTGAACATATGGGCGATTGGTAGGAACCCTTTATACTGGGGCGATGATGCTGAGGAGTTTAAGCCAGAACGGTTTGAGGCCAACAACCTAGATTTCCGAGGGACCAACTTTGAGTTCATCCCGTTTGGCGCTGGCCGTCGCATGTGCCCAGGCATCAACCTTGGGCTGGCCAACATGGAGCTTGCACTGGCGAGCCTTCTCTACCACTTTGATTGGAAGCTTCCCAAGGGAACGGAGCCTAAGGATGTCGAAGTGATGGAGGCTGTAGGAATAAATGGAAGTAAGGCAACCAGCCTTCTGCTGCACCCCGTTACTTTCATCCCTCCAGCTGTGGAGTAG
- the LOC112897732 gene encoding E3 ubiquitin-protein ligase ATL31-like — translation MAIPKVDRFRRHPLAVLSLHLAVVAALTTVTSQAPSPPQLQLLTRATGRTVPTTVIAIAVIVFFVLVLLCVLVNRWRSSSADADASVGGQQGSIRRRRRGLDPAALAALPVLPYAEIRKHKSGGWLECAVCLTAFDDGDELRLLPQCSHAFHPDCIDPWLEGHVTCPLCRANLENPAPPPVPLSSPETEPQAPEAVAVPVAVEDDEARKEEFVELEKLRCVRRAARMPRSRSTGHSVSTTVAAEAGDHERFTVRLLPRVREEVLKSRRLRHATSLGGGSDCAGSSTTCSVGGERCHGTRRRWALLSRTTSWSWAQGGGEGSERKKGVGPGAGTRRPPCGHAVCSLAARWPARCKANNVV, via the coding sequence ATGGCCATCCCTAAGGTGGATCGGTTTCGGCGGCACCCACTTGCCGTCCTCTCTCTCCACCTCGCCGTAGTAGCCGCTCTCACCACGGTCACCTCCCAGGCGCCTTCGCCGCCGCAGCTGCAGCTGCTCACGAGGGCCACCGGCCGCACCGTGCCTACTACCGTCATCGCCATCGCCGTCATCGTCTTCttcgtcctcgtcctcctctGCGTCCTCGTCAATCGGTGGCGTAGCAGCTCCGCGGACGCGGACGCCAGCGTCGGAGGACAGCAGGGATCCATcaggcggcgcaggcgcgggcTCGACCCGGCGGCGTTGGCCGCGCTCCCGGTCCTGCCGTACGCGGAGATCAGGAAGCACAAGAGCGGCGGCTGGCTGGAGTGCGCCGTGTGCCTCACCGCGTtcgacgacggcgacgagctCCGGCTGCTGCCGCAGTGCTCCCACGCGTTCCACCCGGACTGCATCGACCCCTGGCTCGAGGGCCACGTCACCTGCCCGCTGTGCCGCGCCAACCTCGAGaatcccgcgccgccgccggtgccgcttTCTTCGCCTGAGACGGAGCCGCAGGCGCCCGAGGCCGTCGCTGTcccggtggcggtggaggacgACGAGGCGAGGAAGGAGGAGTTCGTGGAGCTCGAGAAGCTCCGCTGCGTGCGGCGCGCCGCGAGGATGCCGCGGTCTCGCTCGACGGGGCACTCGGTCTCCACGACGGTCGCGGCTGAGGCGGGAGACCACGAAAGGTTCACGGTGCGGCTGCTGCCGCGCGTCCGGGAGGAGGTGCTCAAGTCGAGGCGGCTGCGGCACGCAACCAGCCTCGGTGGCGGCTCGGACTGCGCGGGGAGCTCGACGACGTGCTCGGTCGGTGGCGAGAGATGTCACGGCACGCGGCGCCGTTGGGCCCTCTTGTCCAGGACGACGTCGTGGTCGTGGGCAcagggcggcggggaagggtCGGAGCGGAAGAAAGGCGTGGGGCCTGGGGCAGGCACAAGACGGCCGCCGTGCGGTCATGCAGTATGCTCCCTGGCGGCGCGGTGGCCGGCACGGTGCAAAGCCAATAATGTGGTTTGA
- the LOC112877512 gene encoding E3 ubiquitin-protein ligase ATL6-like — protein MSAATAAVLVATAAASVAAAESPGPRGNESVVLGISIFISIFFPIFIVLLAFACLHLFRPPRDDDPTAPDASPSASASEWSRRRGGLDAAAIAALPLVFYREVRSHRVVDGRDDALECSVCLLEFDDDDALRLLPTCPHAFHPECIALWLERHATCPLCRASVHDSPPAPEQLELQPMPPPPPLQSPEASPVHATVVVIGEAGSSEEVEEEEDWDTIQRLARNRRAAGRQALPRSNSTGHGGGASDGGMERFALRLPEHVRTEILMSHRLRHVTSAVASVRVREGSAHEASTMGGSVRNAVARLMSLFAPGAGWMGDGDDKSGKADATGASSVRRRENSSRGAVAEEKRSV, from the coding sequence ATGTCCGCCGCAACCGCCGCCGTCCTAGTGGCCACTGCGGcggcctccgtcgccgccgcggaGTCCCCGGGGCCGCGCGGCAACGAGTCGGTCGTGCTGGGCATCTCCATCTTCATTTCCATCTTCTTCCCCATCTTCATCGTGCTCCTCGCCTTCGCCTGCCTCCACCTGTTCCGGCCCCCCCGCGACGACGATCCGACCGCCCCGGACGCCTCCCCCTCCGCGTCGGCGTCGGAGTGGTCCCGCCGCAGGGGCGGGCTCGACGCGGCCGCGATCGCCGCCCTGCCGCTGGTGTTCTACCGCGAGGTGAGGAGCCACCGGGTCGTGGACGGGCGCGACGACGCGCTCGAGTGCTCGGTCTGCCTCCTCGAgttcgacgacgacgacgcgctCCGCCTCCTGCCGACGTGCCCGCACGCGTTCCACCCGGAGTGCATCGCCCTCTGGCTGGAGAGGCACGCCACCTGCCCGCTCTGCCGCGCCAGCGTCCACGACTCGCCGCCGGCTCCGGAGCAGCTGGAGCTCCAgccgatgccgccgccgccgccgctgcagtCGCCCGAAGCTTCCCCTGTTCACGCGACTGTCGTGGTGATCGGCGAAGCCGGCTCCAgcgaggaggtggaggaggaggaggactggGACACGATCCAGCGCCTCGCGAGGAACcgccgcgcggcggggcggcaggCGCTGCCGCGGTCCAACTCgacggggcacggcggcggcgccagcgACGGCGGGATGGAGCGGTTCGCGCTGCGGCTCCCGGAGCACGTGCGCACGGAGATCCTCATGTCGCACAGGCTGAGGCACGTGACGAGCGCGGTGGCGTCCGTGCGCGTCAGGGAGGGCAGCGCCCACGAAGCCAGTACGATGGGTGGGAGCGTCAGGAACGCCGTGGCGAGGCTGATGTCGCTCTTTGCGCCGGGCGCCGGTTGGATGGGAGACGGCGACGACAAGTCCGGCAAGGCAGACGCCACGGGGGCGTCGTCTGTCCGCCGCCGCGAGAACTCATCGCGTGGAGCAGTGGCTGAAGAGAAGAGAAGCGTCTGA